The Amphiura filiformis chromosome 1, Afil_fr2py, whole genome shotgun sequence nucleotide sequence ttctgaatacgaagaatgtccttctgatatcaaataattttgatttttgaaattagcaatgtaatacacattttatggcaaatgattaaaaattgatatttttgatatttaacagtactcgaagttaactttataaatctgatgatatgtactttaagtgtatgtaggtgggatgaaaagccgacgatcaattgaaaattttgccctttcgtagtgaagatatggatttttgcccaaaaacacacaaaaaaattaggtcttttggggaaaaaagccatatcttcaatatgaaaggtcaaaattttcaattgatcgtcggcttttcctcccagctacatacactttaagaatatatcattagatttataaaatttacttcaaggactgttatatcaaaaatgtggaaaatatcaaattttaataatttgtcatcaaattcgtattatatcgtgaatttcaaaatattaaaattatttgatatcagaaagacattcttcgtatttagaatgcaattcgatatgtctgatgtgctctcatgtcccacaaaaatactgtcaaaacactcaaacgctcattccagaaaggtggtactacaccccctgatatatagattttgtgactaattttgcatttttctcaaaaaataactaactgaaatttcagtgatttcaagacaagtggttcaataTGATCATTtggtaagaaatgaggtacattctaacggtacctcttttcttgtcataaataatgtaccgcttgtcttgagtcactctTCGTAAGAGTaagagtcactgaaattccagtgtagtaactggattttaccagtgtgttattattttttgagaaaaatgcaaaaatagtcacaaatttatcaaggggtgtaataccaccttaatggtgttttttttaaacttaggGAGCTTTGAACACTAACATTCAAAAAAGGAATACAGGGACTGGGGACCTCTGGATAGATAATCCAGTACTCTAGCCTCTCTTGCCAGCCCTGTGATGGACAGCAATCGCATATTGGATCTCGCTTTTTTGCTTTGGCACTGGTCAGAGCCATGAAACCTTGTTGCCAGGTGACTGGGAAGTACTTTCTTAAAAAGAATTAAaggtattttcatttaaatttttttcaacAGGTTAATTCTACTGTACCAATTGCTACAGAAGTCTTCAAGAAAGCTGGCGTGTACGATCCTAACCGTATCTTTGGTGTGACGACGCTGGACGTTGTCAGGTCTAACACCTTTGTTGCAGACGCAATAGGCGCCGATGTCGGTAACACTAACGTCCCGGTTATTGGAGGACATGCTGGCGTCACTATTATGCCACTTCTCTCACAAGTAAGTGCTTAGTGCGATGCATTTCTGTATCTGAATATTATCAGCGCTTATTACCAGGGTTAGAAATTGGGCAAGAATAATCTGTGGAAATTTCCAAATGAAAGGATAAGTTTCATGCAACTTTTTGCAAGATATGATTGTTTTAGATTTTTGGCTTGATCCTGAATATGAAATGTAAATGTTGGTATCGCAAGTCTttgtacagtttgtccactcttaagtacaaagtgacaacgcgcgcgtatacaacgcgttaacagtgcgtagtgctgcgtctttgctgcaggtatgcgtgccttcaaagtcagcacaatgtgtgcgtccgcgtctgtactttgtacttcgtacttcagagtagactgactgtagcgtGAAATTGCTTCAAATTTTTCACAAGCACTAACTTTGAAAACATGGGCATGTAATTTAACTTTGTTAAAGGATTATAGAGGCTTTCACGACGGGGATCAATAACAAGATGTGTGTACAAGGTTTCAACATGTATGGCATGGGGTTTTCCACCTCCATGTGGTGACATACCTACATGTACTTAAACCTTGGTGCTTCTAAATCTCGAAGTCAATTGTTAATTAGATTTTTACTAATTACTATTATACTGTTAAAGTAGGCATTTTTTGCGCTATTAAATTTTTTGCTCTTTTCCAATTTGCACAGTTTTGCTTGTTTTTCGATTCGCGATTCTAAGCCTCCTTTAGGGTCCATCCGTTGGATCACTGCTGTGTCCGAACATATTTTTCCAGTGTTTCTAGTTTGTTtgtattttctgtttgtttgtatCTAGGCTACTCCATCCTTGCCAGCAGATTTCCCACAAGACAAGCTTGAGGCTCTTACCGTCAGGATTCAGAATGCTGGTACAGAAGTTGTCAATGCTAAGGCTGGAGCTGTAAGTACATTACTACCTTGCCTGACCTGACCCGACCTGACCTGACCTGGCCTGACCCAAACCTACCCTATCATATCCAGACCTTGCCCTTCCTAGACTCTACCTTACCCAGAACCCACCCTACCTGAGAATTTACCAGGTACCTATATCAATCATCTatttactataaaaaaaaaagaaaaaaaaaaaaaagcgcagtgatttatagtgcgctacgcacaggcacaacacctagacgttgttccacaagcctcagcacactttaggTTTCACCCTGTAGACGTTGTGCGTGTTGATGCCTCAACAGTCAACACCCCTCTCAATCAAGTGCACCCCATAGATTAGACATTGTGTGTTGAATGCCTCAACTACCCTCCCACTCAATTGCAGCCCCCATAGACATAGTGTgtgttgatgcctcaacaccTCTTTCATTCAAGTGCAATTGATGGGATGTTAGGTTTCACCCCATAGATGTGTGTGTTGATGCCTCAACTACCCTCCCACTCAATTGCAGCCCCCATAGACATAGTGTGTGTTGATGCCTCAATACCTCTTTCATTCAAgtgcaccccatagacattgtgtgtTGAATGCCTCAATACCTCTTTCATTCAAGTGCAATTGATGGGATGTTAGGTTTCACCCCATAGATGTGTGTGTTGATGCCTCAACTACCCTCCCACTCAATTGCAGCCCCCATAGACATAGTGTGTGTTGATGCCTCAATACCTCTTTCATTCAAGTGCAATTGATGGGATGTTAGGTTTCACCCCATAGATGTGTGTGTTGATGcctctcactcaagtggaacTGTTAGAGCTGTGTATCAAGTAAATATGACATATCATACTTACACTTTACATAACAACTTAACAATTTATTTTAGCTGTCCCGAATCCTAACTTAAATGCTTatctgaaaatcacaaaatgataCAATCTGGGGCCAACTCTGattctaactctaatcctaaccctaatcttggGACCTATTGTACAtcatattttttttcacattttgcaatGGTAAAATAATCAAGCAAGAAATGATTAAAAAGGAAAGGTAAGAATAGTgccaaataaaaagaaaacattgcTAAACTAATTCTCTTGTAGTTTTATGTATTCCATACTGAGCATGTAAGTATAAACAAGCAAGACTTTTGTTTAATCTGGCATTTATTTACAAccaaaaaatacacataaaaatctTAAGATCTTGTTCTGGCAAAGATTAACATTTTTTCTATCTATTTTTCCTACTTGTTCAGGGATCCGCCACTCTTTCCATGGCATTTGCAGCAGCTAAATTTGCACAATCGGTAAGTGACAAAATACTTTGATTATTACTTAATTCATACAAGCAATATGGTAATTCCATCAGCAGCTAACAGGCAAGATGTCCCACAGGGGCAAACTTTGCTTTTGTGAATCACTGGCACTTCTCCAGTGTGAATATGTTTACCTATTGAGCCTATTGATTACGCATAGGTGGAGAGAGGCAATGAAGGTAAAGCTCTCTGTCCATAGAGTGAAGATATTTTGTACACAATTTTTGCCTAAATACCTCGTTAATTGATCAATAAGCATTTAAATGAGTCATTCGGTGCGCTGGCGTATTGTGTGACTGACAAGtgcttttgtgaaatatttttcgCCTATTACGACGAGCTGAACACCCTTAATCTCTTACCACCATGTTACTATTGTAAACTTGTTTTCCTTCAGCTTCTTGATGCAATCAACGGCAAAGAAGGTGTGGTGGAGTGTGCCTTTGTAAGATCTGATGTTACCAAGGCTCAATACTTTGCAACCCCAATTCTGTTAGGAGTAAGTATGATCATTATTTAAAGTGGTGTGGTCCAATTATTAGTACcgtcgtcgacatgccttatgtcgacataatggcGACATCGGCAcgtatcccgacatgtcgacatcaaaaacaaattctaaaaaaaaaaaaaaaaattttcaaaaaatatttttggccagaaaagcaagttatagcccaaaaatgacttgttaccagagaaatactgctactaaaataaaaaatgccaatttttttttacaaagttgggtaaagttgtacattttgattacctttgcttctattgaacagttagggacacattgaattagtatgcattgctagctgttcaatagaagtaaaagtaattaaaatgtacaactttatccaactttgtaaaaaaaaattggcttttttgagtagcagtatttctctggtttccaaccctgaataacaagtcataaaccattattaaacaatatgtttccaaattttgagttgtatagCTTCAGCAGCTTTGATATGGGAAAggaatgccccataggatagcaCATGCTTCTGGTTGccaccacatttttgttcacaccatcttaaCACAAAATATCTTGGGTGTTAAATTTGACTGAACTAATGAGAAAATATGAGTTTCTGATACCAAAATATCATTTtggatgaagaaaaatgggagaTGAGGCTGCAAATTGGGTCACGCCCCTTTAAAGGCACGGAAGACAGACTGATTCTGCTTTCGAGTTTTTGTAACTCATTTATACCAGGAGTTGATTTCATGAACGGTTTTGATGTGTCATAAGTCATTTAAACTCATCGTAAGTCAAAACCTGCTGTAAATCTAACATATAAATCCCATAGAAGAGTTACAATGGAGTTTAGGACTTCTAAAGATGCTACGTAAATCATAACATTGATCCAAGCCACCACATCCGAGGGATTGTAGTGGCAAATTTGTTTTGGGTGACTGAAGCTATATCGTAAACTTAGTAGAAaactagaatttaaaaaaaatacaattctacatgaacattatttatttgtatttcagAACATAAAATTTGCACACTTCAGTTTTTGGTTTTGAGTACATACTAGCAAAATTTAATGTGGACTTTGATAACAAGTTACCTTAATTTCAGAGTGGTTTATATTATGTACGTGTATGGTAACTTAAACactgtttcaaaacatttttgctgTCGGAAGTAcaagtttttaaaatttaaaaataaagaaacaaaaccatTTTTTGATTTACTGATTGATATTGTCATTTTTTCCCCCACAGCGCAACGGTGTAGAGAGGAATCTCGGTATGGGTAAGCTGAACGACTTTGAACAGAAACTTGTTGAGGAAGGTCTGCCAGAGCTCTTGGGTAGCATCGAGAAGGGGGAGAAATTTGCTGCATAATAAGATGATTTCAACTTTTATCAATTAGTTAAAACCTTTGGGTGATTCATTCTGTGACAGATTGTGTAAATTATCTTTTGCTATCCACATGTTTTTCCTACCGTGTTTGATATTCACTGATGCAACCATCAAATTTagtaataacattttgatatttttgacatggcAAAGTACGCTTATCTTACCTTGAATTTTAACATATAATATAGAACAGATTCATTTTGCAGTTTCAGATGTTATGTATCGATATTTTAATGCTGATGATGTGTTATGTGCATGCTTTATGTATCGTAAATTTTGTTGTGCAAATCGTAACCACATATCGGAGTATTGTTTTTTCGCTATGCACCAATTAAGTAACAAAATGTCACATAATGAATAACCTTGATGAAATTTCTGTTATGTTTTGCTATCTGGTGTAGACAGTTAATAAATCTTGTCTTTCGACTCTGCTGGTTAAGTTATTATTCAACGGATTAGGAAAAACAAGTCCTTTTTGGGCTTGTTTTTGTGCTATTCTATCAGAAAGATGTCAAAATACTTAGTAAATGATAAGTAATCATGTGAAATGTAACTACTTGAAAATGTGTCGCTAATGTACAACAGCTGTAGATTTGTTGTGAACCACGGTACATGACGTTGATCAGCAG carries:
- the LOC140135544 gene encoding malate dehydrogenase, mitochondrial-like, producing the protein MIRSLVSRRCLANAARLTRQLSTSSSHNTKVAVLGASGGIGQPLSLLLKNNPGISQLALYDIAHTPGVAADLSHINTRASVEGFLGPDSLGECLEGSQMVLIPAGVPRKPGMTRDDLFNTNAGIVRDLCKAAATYCPDAMICIITNPVNSTVPIATEVFKKAGVYDPNRIFGVTTLDVVRSNTFVADAIGADVGNTNVPVIGGHAGVTIMPLLSQATPSLPADFPQDKLEALTVRIQNAGTEVVNAKAGAGSATLSMAFAAAKFAQSLLDAINGKEGVVECAFVRSDVTKAQYFATPILLGRNGVERNLGMGKLNDFEQKLVEEGLPELLGSIEKGEKFAA